In Simplicispira sp. 125, one DNA window encodes the following:
- the pyrR gene encoding bifunctional pyr operon transcriptional regulator/uracil phosphoribosyltransferase PyrR — MTPSPSGTPGSLVLDAEALYRELLRGVRTLREPTTRLAGIASGGAWLAERLQKDLGLDGEAGVLSSSMHRDDFAQRGLAASAQTTLPFDVNGADILVLDDVLYTGRTVRAVLNELYDYGRPARVRLAVLVDRGGRELPVQADFAAARVALPGTQSLALARNEGGQFHFQIKEA; from the coding sequence ATGACCCCATCTCCCTCTGGCACCCCGGGTAGCCTGGTGCTTGACGCCGAGGCCCTGTACCGCGAGTTGTTGCGCGGCGTGCGTACGCTGCGCGAGCCGACCACCCGTCTGGCGGGTATTGCCTCGGGCGGCGCCTGGCTGGCCGAGCGGTTGCAGAAGGACCTGGGCCTCGATGGGGAGGCCGGTGTGCTGTCGTCCTCCATGCACCGCGATGATTTTGCGCAGCGTGGGTTGGCCGCCAGCGCCCAGACGACGCTGCCTTTCGATGTCAATGGCGCAGATATTTTGGTGCTCGATGATGTGCTCTACACCGGCCGCACCGTGCGCGCCGTACTCAACGAGCTGTACGACTACGGTCGCCCGGCCCGCGTGCGCCTGGCCGTACTGGTGGACCGGGGTGGGCGCGAACTGCCCGTGCAGGCCGATTTTGCCGCCGCCCGCGTCGCTTTGCCTGGCACCCAATCGCTGGCGCTGGCCCGCAACGAGGGTGGTCAATTTCACTTCCAGATCAAAGAGGCCTGA